A genomic stretch from Sulfobacillus thermosulfidooxidans includes:
- a CDS encoding bifunctional diguanylate cyclase/phosphodiesterase codes for MGQELSFTPWPQDIINGALLAGLLVGMWEWSDLLRRRWVRGSRLWLTLGIPIVLGVLSRWGPFEIPFMIFLVADIALWVMIPHSLWQPLGSTLLIAAVAASATPWSAQRFLEMITITLLSLVLALLIPYLKTLKKRIGLYAAVSSMALIPLIPGRDAISDVLTSITIAGFTVAYIVERADRMRQWEEDIYRAEHDALTGAFTRYGLKTWMGHLSPSARSAGMIIACDLDDFKWFNDTWGHDVGDHVLQAFAHRIRAELRAEDALVRPGGDEFTIWMPNIAPRDAAGIVERLHNAVTTEPYTFPTGSFVLGVSVGWAVGVLSDDTARLADQNLLRAKRQGKNRVIRAPDPSEIAGSRKTPTAQIGWLADAAQAFWAQWSTAAVLTDAAGTIVAVNAAYEQLTGRTGDELVAQKPGINSAGETPSHVYEALWQRLQDGKTWHGHLKNRRPDGTLWWAYETLVPIAIGSQVIGYWGTVQECPAESPVPVASPLSHAASDVDTPEGDFLRHLTFQAVFQPVVALVSESVIGQEALIRPRYHGQILSPLPVFARAQRAGVLVQLDGRCLQTIIQAIQGQGPWPGSQTLFVNVVSATLKNPPRFRRHWQDLCEIVPPNQLVIEVSERHVDGVDWETLTQPYPEVIFAQDDVGAGESDLARLVRWRPGWIKIDIALVRRIGDDRRSRTLIQTLTDWAHDQGMRVIAEGVETESQAAMLRQWGVDAGQGYFWAHPMPQWILQITR; via the coding sequence ATGGGACAGGAGTTGTCATTCACTCCCTGGCCACAAGATATCATTAACGGCGCCTTATTGGCTGGACTACTCGTAGGAATGTGGGAATGGAGCGACCTTTTGCGGCGGCGATGGGTTAGAGGCAGTCGGCTCTGGTTAACGCTCGGTATTCCCATTGTGTTGGGGGTCTTAAGTCGTTGGGGACCGTTTGAAATTCCGTTTATGATCTTTCTTGTCGCAGACATCGCATTGTGGGTCATGATCCCTCACTCTTTATGGCAACCGTTGGGCAGTACCCTGCTTATCGCTGCGGTTGCCGCATCGGCCACACCATGGAGTGCCCAGCGATTTCTAGAAATGATAACTATTACCCTGTTGTCCCTCGTTCTTGCACTGCTCATTCCTTATCTCAAAACTTTAAAGAAACGGATAGGATTGTATGCCGCTGTGTCAAGCATGGCTTTGATTCCCTTGATTCCCGGGCGGGATGCTATATCCGATGTCTTGACGTCCATTACTATTGCGGGATTTACCGTCGCCTATATTGTCGAACGCGCTGACAGAATGCGGCAATGGGAAGAAGATATTTATCGAGCTGAGCATGACGCGTTAACCGGGGCTTTCACACGATATGGTCTCAAAACCTGGATGGGCCACTTGTCACCGAGCGCTCGATCTGCGGGCATGATTATAGCGTGCGATCTCGACGATTTCAAATGGTTCAATGACACCTGGGGGCATGATGTTGGGGATCACGTCTTGCAGGCGTTCGCCCACCGCATTCGGGCTGAACTCCGGGCCGAAGACGCCTTAGTGCGTCCGGGGGGAGATGAGTTTACGATATGGATGCCAAATATTGCACCCCGCGATGCAGCGGGGATTGTCGAACGGTTGCACAATGCGGTGACCACGGAACCCTACACATTCCCAACGGGATCATTTGTCTTGGGGGTGTCGGTGGGCTGGGCGGTCGGCGTGCTGTCCGATGACACCGCCCGCCTCGCCGACCAAAATCTGCTGCGGGCTAAACGCCAAGGCAAAAATCGTGTCATCCGTGCTCCTGATCCGTCAGAAATCGCCGGTTCCCGAAAGACCCCGACGGCGCAAATCGGTTGGCTCGCCGACGCGGCCCAGGCCTTTTGGGCACAATGGTCTACCGCAGCGGTTTTGACCGATGCCGCGGGGACCATTGTTGCTGTGAATGCCGCGTATGAACAGCTAACCGGACGAACAGGGGACGAACTGGTTGCCCAGAAACCCGGCATCAACAGCGCGGGCGAGACGCCCTCCCACGTCTATGAGGCGTTATGGCAGCGTCTACAAGACGGCAAAACCTGGCACGGGCATTTAAAAAATCGCCGGCCCGATGGCACTCTATGGTGGGCCTATGAGACCCTGGTTCCCATCGCTATCGGCTCCCAAGTGATTGGCTATTGGGGCACCGTGCAGGAATGTCCTGCAGAAAGTCCGGTGCCTGTGGCATCCCCACTATCCCATGCGGCGTCGGATGTTGACACCCCCGAGGGGGATTTTCTACGTCATCTCACGTTCCAGGCCGTATTTCAACCCGTGGTCGCCCTGGTGAGTGAATCGGTGATAGGACAGGAGGCTCTAATTCGTCCGCGATATCATGGACAGATATTGTCTCCGCTCCCGGTCTTTGCGAGGGCGCAAAGAGCTGGAGTGCTGGTGCAACTGGATGGCCGCTGCCTGCAAACGATTATTCAGGCAATCCAAGGGCAAGGGCCCTGGCCAGGGAGTCAGACGCTTTTTGTCAACGTGGTGAGTGCAACCTTGAAGAATCCGCCACGCTTTCGGCGTCATTGGCAGGATCTTTGTGAGATCGTGCCGCCAAATCAATTGGTCATTGAGGTGTCCGAGCGACACGTCGACGGGGTTGACTGGGAGACGTTAACGCAACCGTATCCGGAGGTGATCTTCGCTCAGGACGATGTGGGGGCGGGGGAATCTGATTTAGCACGACTGGTACGCTGGCGCCCAGGGTGGATCAAAATCGACATTGCGCTAGTGCGCCGGATTGGCGATGATCGCCGCAGTCGAACCCTTATCCAGACATTGACAGATTGGGCGCATGACCAAGGGATGCGGGTCATTGCGGAAGGGGTGGAGACGGAGTCTCAAGCCGCGATGCTTCGCCAATGGGGGGTGGATGCTGGTCAAGGTTATTTCTGGGCGCATCCGATGCCGCAGTGGATCTTGCAGATAACCCGCTAA
- a CDS encoding DoxX family protein: MFKDSIPNQSLAQSGPNDPTRKNRQKLVGGLRIVFGVFWLIDARLKWSPAFFHEYVGLLKAAAVGQPPWLQPWFHGWIALVSPHPDVWAVLTALIETVTALGLIFGFAQKLGYLIGSLFSLAIWSTAEGFGGPYTPGATDIGTSIIYFLVFVYLAAMQYMEGLPAYSLDRWIIAHWTPWRKIATFSTDATGWPSDHP, translated from the coding sequence ATGTTTAAGGACTCAATACCCAATCAGTCATTAGCCCAGTCAGGACCCAATGATCCAACGCGGAAAAATAGACAAAAACTGGTAGGGGGATTACGCATCGTGTTCGGGGTGTTCTGGCTCATTGATGCCCGACTCAAATGGTCACCGGCCTTTTTTCACGAGTACGTGGGTCTGTTGAAAGCCGCCGCGGTGGGACAGCCTCCGTGGTTGCAGCCCTGGTTTCATGGTTGGATCGCACTCGTCTCGCCACATCCGGATGTTTGGGCCGTTCTGACTGCGCTAATAGAAACGGTAACAGCGCTGGGCTTGATCTTCGGATTTGCTCAAAAACTGGGATATCTCATCGGGAGCCTCTTTAGTTTAGCCATATGGAGCACAGCAGAGGGGTTTGGCGGTCCGTACACCCCCGGCGCCACCGATATTGGCACGTCCATTATTTATTTTTTAGTCTTTGTCTATTTGGCTGCCATGCAATATATGGAGGGATTGCCAGCCTATAGCCTTGATCGGTGGATCATCGCCCACTGGACGCCCTGGCGAAAGATTGCCACGTTTTCCACCGATGCAACAGGGTGGCCCAGTGATCATCCATGA
- a CDS encoding sigma-70 family RNA polymerase sigma factor, with translation MTRDPLASSTVQGMWSWAYALGEYWKNGGEGDMTNNTNNLNTRSARGSRQSRTLLRTDNPPQKTTEEPDEATWHQWIARAQAGDEAVWASIFAAADGFIRRMLRAYYWPGFDSDRNDGEQIARIGVWQAVMQYQPTRQIPVRAWVRWVVRRRLADGVRQATRHKQVFYRHALRLDSPWGTGGETNSPLVTGHHRLAADACSDPLQWVERLEERNHLYEGMEALTAWEWQVLWDVVDGLSYGEIARLRRRHPKAVDNALQRARRKLRQYWELDRE, from the coding sequence GTGACGCGTGATCCGCTGGCGTCGTCGACGGTGCAGGGCATGTGGTCGTGGGCGTATGCTCTAGGCGAATATTGGAAGAACGGGGGGGAGGGCGACATGACCAATAACACCAATAACCTCAACACAAGATCCGCTAGGGGTTCTCGGCAGAGCCGGACGCTCTTGCGGACTGATAATCCTCCGCAAAAGACCACGGAGGAGCCGGACGAGGCCACGTGGCACCAGTGGATAGCCCGTGCGCAAGCAGGAGATGAAGCGGTGTGGGCGTCGATTTTTGCGGCGGCCGACGGATTCATTCGGCGCATGCTCCGGGCCTATTATTGGCCGGGGTTCGACAGTGATAGGAACGATGGAGAACAAATTGCACGGATCGGCGTGTGGCAAGCCGTGATGCAGTATCAGCCAACCCGTCAGATCCCGGTGCGTGCTTGGGTGCGGTGGGTTGTGCGTCGACGACTCGCCGATGGCGTGCGCCAGGCCACCCGGCACAAACAGGTGTTTTATCGTCACGCTTTGCGGTTGGATAGTCCGTGGGGAACGGGAGGCGAGACCAACTCACCTCTCGTGACGGGGCACCACCGATTAGCTGCAGACGCATGTTCTGATCCCCTGCAATGGGTAGAGCGTCTAGAGGAACGCAACCACTTGTACGAAGGTATGGAGGCATTGACGGCATGGGAATGGCAGGTTCTATGGGATGTGGTCGACGGGTTATCCTATGGCGAGATTGCCCGGCTTCGCAGACGGCACCCGAAGGCGGTGGACAACGCCTTACAACGCGCTCGGCGCAAGCTCCGGCAGTATTGGGAACTTGACAGGGAATAA
- a CDS encoding IS110 family transposase, with the protein MFSTLFVGVDVSQAEHVVCAMTAEGQVWARVRVPNDRPGIEQLIQWMKTQAAEFDRLAVGLESTSVYHWPLFEALTQAEGLHRWQPQWFLMNPSIVQGFRKTYVDRAKTDPGDAFLIADTIRFGRLRPAPAPDPRYTALRVVTRHRFHLAQTVSREKSRALNELFCLWGGYRATAKDRDQAFFSDVFSRASEHVLTP; encoded by the coding sequence ATGTTTTCTACCTTGTTTGTTGGCGTCGATGTGAGCCAAGCAGAACACGTCGTGTGTGCCATGACCGCTGAGGGTCAAGTCTGGGCACGCGTCCGCGTGCCCAATGACCGACCGGGCATTGAGCAGCTGATCCAGTGGATGAAGACGCAGGCCGCTGAATTCGATCGGCTCGCCGTGGGCTTGGAATCCACGTCGGTCTATCACTGGCCGCTGTTTGAGGCGTTGACCCAGGCCGAAGGGTTGCACCGATGGCAGCCCCAATGGTTTCTCATGAATCCCAGTATTGTGCAGGGATTTCGCAAAACGTACGTCGACCGAGCGAAAACCGATCCCGGCGATGCGTTTTTGATTGCGGATACCATCCGGTTTGGACGCCTGCGCCCGGCGCCGGCCCCCGATCCTCGCTACACGGCGTTGCGGGTTGTCACGCGCCATCGTTTTCACCTGGCGCAGACTGTCTCGCGCGAAAAAAGCCGCGCGTTGAATGAACTGTTCTGTCTGTGGGGGGGATATCGGGCGACCGCCAAAGATCGCGATCAAGCCTTTTTTTCCGATGTCTTTAGTCGCGCATCGGAACACGTGTTGACCCCATAG
- a CDS encoding transposase, whose product MATTPLATLAEEIAQIGGAALKAPNDIAQTLQRLAHKAFRLRPKESEARQFSLVMHLDTIRLLESQMRQLDKAIARDLAAIPQTVTSIDGIGPVFGAGIVAEIGPISRFPSDDAVAKYAGLTWRAHQSGTFDADDRPLTRSGNAYLRYYLIEAADRVRVRDPEFEAFYIRKYRGATHHPHKRALVLTARKLTGVIYGLLTRGQLYDGRRFGS is encoded by the coding sequence TTGGCCACCACGCCCTTGGCCACCCTGGCCGAAGAAATTGCCCAAATCGGCGGCGCGGCGCTGAAAGCGCCGAACGACATCGCCCAGACACTGCAACGGTTGGCCCACAAGGCCTTTCGTCTGCGGCCCAAAGAATCGGAAGCCCGTCAGTTCAGTCTGGTCATGCACTTGGATACCATTCGCCTGTTGGAAAGCCAAATGCGCCAACTGGACAAAGCGATCGCCCGCGATTTGGCCGCCATCCCTCAAACCGTCACTTCGATCGACGGCATCGGTCCGGTATTTGGAGCGGGCATCGTGGCCGAAATTGGGCCCATAAGCCGGTTCCCTTCCGACGATGCGGTCGCCAAATATGCGGGTCTGACGTGGCGTGCTCATCAATCGGGCACGTTCGACGCGGATGATCGACCGCTGACGCGGTCGGGTAATGCCTACTTGCGGTATTACCTGATCGAGGCGGCCGACCGGGTTCGTGTGCGCGACCCGGAATTCGAAGCCTTTTACATCCGCAAATATCGCGGCGCTACCCACCACCCCCACAAGCGGGCGTTGGTGCTGACCGCACGCAAGCTGACCGGCGTGATCTACGGGCTGCTGACCCGAGGTCAACTTTATGATGGAAGGAGATTTGGTTCGTAA
- a CDS encoding IS1634 family transposase has translation MPTPVVVGAGPVIRALCEEIGFVEAINQTVAWDSQRCHLSPGERIFALVVNLLTARRPLYRVHEQFQLTDVPLLFGSGRTADDFTDDALGRALDKVAAAGGATVFSAVATRALLHDHVWTPDSPVFVHWDSTTRSVYGTYPDTGSETGVHPTYGHSKDHRPDLRQILLTLLGTREGIPVVGTVQDGNRSDKTLNAEMIAALDDYFSPQQLQQLVYVADSALITGPNLKAMADRSLRFLSRCPETFRAAHDAKTAALAANAWVPLGKIGERADAATYAAAEQTGEIEGRSYRLVVYRSDHLAERKAHTIARQVERAHNQLTRAATRLAETVFACAHDAEAAVAAWRATAQWHHVEATVVAETQVPKRTTRGRPRHDAPEPATTTVYRVHPTIGAVDAQRVQAAQDRAATFVFITNLPASSFDARRLLEEYKGQTVIEHRFRFVKDPAFVDALYVHKPERVEALGYVLLLAALVLSLIERRARQAPPLPTPTRGLLARPTGQEVLHHLRGLIVVPLDAQTRQLFVPAVHTQSVAAILAAWGFTDTIYTQVPPRPSG, from the coding sequence ATGCCGACACCCGTTGTTGTGGGGGCTGGACCGGTCATCCGAGCCCTCTGTGAGGAAATTGGATTCGTCGAGGCCATAAATCAGACCGTTGCGTGGGATTCGCAGCGTTGCCACCTGTCGCCCGGCGAACGGATTTTCGCGCTCGTCGTCAATTTGCTCACCGCTCGTCGACCTCTGTATCGCGTCCACGAGCAATTTCAGTTAACCGATGTGCCCTTGTTGTTTGGTTCCGGCCGCACCGCGGACGATTTTACGGATGATGCCCTCGGACGGGCTCTGGATAAAGTCGCCGCCGCCGGTGGCGCCACCGTCTTCAGTGCCGTTGCAACGCGAGCACTCTTGCACGACCACGTGTGGACGCCCGATAGTCCGGTGTTTGTCCACTGGGATAGTACGACCCGCTCGGTCTATGGCACGTATCCGGACACCGGATCCGAGACCGGAGTGCATCCCACCTATGGCCATTCCAAGGATCATCGTCCCGATCTGCGTCAAATTCTCCTGACGCTGTTGGGGACCCGAGAAGGCATTCCGGTGGTAGGCACGGTGCAAGACGGGAATCGGAGTGATAAAACCCTCAATGCCGAGATGATTGCGGCCTTAGACGATTACTTTTCGCCTCAGCAACTGCAACAACTGGTCTACGTGGCCGATTCCGCTCTCATCACAGGTCCTAACTTAAAGGCAATGGCTGACCGTTCGCTCCGCTTTCTCTCGCGTTGTCCGGAAACATTTCGGGCCGCGCACGATGCGAAGACGGCCGCCTTGGCGGCCAACGCCTGGGTTCCCCTCGGCAAAATCGGGGAGCGGGCCGATGCGGCCACCTACGCGGCCGCAGAACAGACCGGCGAAATTGAGGGCCGATCCTATCGGCTCGTGGTTTATCGGTCCGATCATCTAGCTGAGCGGAAAGCTCACACCATTGCCCGCCAGGTCGAACGGGCCCATAACCAGTTAACCCGGGCGGCGACTCGCCTCGCGGAGACCGTGTTTGCCTGTGCTCATGATGCCGAAGCGGCCGTGGCCGCTTGGCGGGCCACCGCCCAATGGCATCATGTCGAGGCGACGGTTGTCGCGGAAACGCAGGTCCCCAAACGCACGACCCGCGGGCGTCCCCGCCACGATGCCCCCGAACCGGCTACCACCACGGTATACCGGGTCCATCCCACCATTGGGGCAGTCGATGCGCAACGCGTGCAGGCGGCACAGGACCGGGCGGCGACGTTTGTCTTCATCACCAATCTGCCGGCCTCCTCCTTTGATGCCCGCCGATTGCTCGAAGAATACAAAGGCCAGACGGTCATCGAACACCGTTTTCGCTTTGTAAAAGACCCGGCCTTTGTGGATGCGCTCTATGTGCACAAGCCGGAACGGGTGGAAGCCTTAGGTTATGTGCTCTTGCTCGCCGCGTTGGTGCTCAGTCTCATCGAACGTCGGGCCCGGCAGGCCCCGCCCCTTCCCACGCCGACTCGCGGTCTGTTGGCGCGGCCCACCGGGCAGGAGGTGTTACATCATCTGCGCGGACTGATTGTCGTGCCGCTGGATGCCCAGACCCGTCAACTCTTTGTCCCGGCGGTTCATACCCAGTCGGTGGCGGCCATTTTGGCCGCATGGGGTTTTACGGACACGATTTACACGCAGGTGCCCCCTAGACCCTCGGGATAA